Proteins from one Setaria italica strain Yugu1 chromosome V, Setaria_italica_v2.0, whole genome shotgun sequence genomic window:
- the LOC101754892 gene encoding ABC transporter B family member 3 isoform X1: MGGRRDRAEGTDGRERDGAAGDGGGGGAAGAGRESSKPPPPAEGRVPLHRLFAFADRMDTLLMAVGALAAVANGMAQPLMTFIMGDVIDAFGSAESSHDVLHRVEKVIMNFVYLGIAAGLASTLQVSCWTISGERQAARIRALYLKAILRQDIAFFDMEMTTGQVVERMAGDTFLIQDAIGEKVGKSIQLLSTFIGGFIIAFVRGWLLALVMLSSIPPVAIAFATVSKLRTRLSSRMQAKYADAGTVVEQTLGAVRMVVSFNGEKQSITTYNKFIRKAYESALQEGAVQGLGLGSIMTVLFCSYGLAVWYGSRLIVERGYNGGMIISVIMAVMMGAMSLGQATPSVTAFAEGQGAAYRMFKTIERKPDIDIYDTTGIILEDIKGDVELKDVYFSYPTRSEHLVFDGFSLQVPSGTTMALVGESGSGKSTVISLVERFYDPKAGEVLIDGVDIRRMKLGWIRGKISLVSQEPVLFSTTIRENIAYGMENLTPDEIMRAIKLANAAKFVDKLPDGLDTMVGEHGTQLSGGQKQRIAIARAIVKNPRILLLDEATSALDMESERVVQEALNRVMLERTTIIVAHRLSTVKNADVISVLQHGKMVEQGSHVELMKIPEGAYSQLIHLQETRQEAESSSVNPDLLVTNGFGSRYINNKPRSQSISRRSTSKGSSFRNSGSNSFRAPLGLPDPMEFSEAPDVQETTDKITSAPRKAPIGRLFYLNKPEAFVLGLGSIIAAMHGVIFPIYGILISTAIKVFYEPPAELLKESRFLASMFVVLGVCVFVLIPIEYFLFGLAGGKLVERVRSLTFQSVMRQEINWFDKPEHSSGSIGARLSTDALNVKQLVGDNLALNVQTLSTVISGFTIAMVANWKLALIITVVVPFVGFQAYAQMKFLGGLNRNAKLKYEEASQVATDAVGGIRTVASFSAEKKVMDAYEKKCESPTKKGIREGVIGGLGFGFSFLTFYFTYALCFYVGAKFVQQGTATFPEVFRVFFVLVLGASAISRASAFGVDSTKANDAAASVFEILDRKSKIDYSSEEGVIITSVRGDIDFQNVFFKYPLRPNVQIFKDLSMRIPSGKSVALVGESGSGKSTVIALLERFYDPDSGKILFDDVELQAFKVGWLRQQVGLVAQEPVLFNDTIRANIAYGKQGEASEDEIVAAAEAANAHQFISALPDGYNTIAGERGIQLSGGQKQRIAIARAIIKDPKVLLLDEATSALDSESERVVQEALDQVMVGRTTVVVAHRLATIRGADIIAVLKNGAVAEKGRHEELMRIKDGTYASLVELSSSSA; encoded by the exons atgggagggaggagggacAGGGCTGAAGGTACCGACGGCCGGGAGAGGGACGGCGCTgccggcgatggaggaggaggaggggccgcCGGAGCAGGCCGTGAGAGttcgaagccgccgccgccggccgagggGCGCGTGCCGCTGCACCGGCTCTTTGCGTTCGCGGACCGGATGGACACCCTGCTCATGGCCGTGGGCGCCCTCGCCGCGGTGGCCAACGGGATGGCGCAGCCGCTCATGACCTTCATCATGGGCGATGTCATCGACGCCTTCGGCTCCGCCGAGTCCTCCCACGACGTGCTCCACAGGGTCGAAAAG GTGATCATGAACTTTGTCTATCTTGGCATCGCAGCAGGGCTTGCTTCAACACTTC AGGTATCTTGTTGGACAATAAGTGGAGAAAGACAAGCAGCACGAATCAGAGCCTTGTACCTCAAGGCGATTCTGAGACAGGATATTGCATTCTTTGACATGGAGATGACCACCGGGCAAGTGGTTGAAAGGATGGCAGGAGATACATTCCTCATTCAAGATGCCATTGGAGAAAAG GTTGGAAAGTCCATACAACTCCTTTCTACTTTTATTGGTGGCTTCATTATTGCATTTGTGAGAGGATGGCTCTTAGCCCTTGTTATGCTCTCAAGCATTCCTCCAGTTGCCATTGCTTTTGCGACTGTATCAAAGCTTAGGACAAGACTCTCCTCCCGCATGCAAGCAAAATATGCTGATGCTGGAACTGTTGTTGAACAAACACTTGGAGCCGTTAGAATG GTTGTTTCATTCAATGGCGAGAAGCAGTCTATAACAACATATAACAAGTTCATAAGAAAAGCATATGAATCTGCTCTACAAGAAGGTGCTGTACAAGGACTTGGATTGGGTTCAATAATGACAGTCTTATTTTGCAGTTATGGATTGGCAGTTTGGTATGGATCTAGATTGATAGTTGAGCGAGGATACAATGGTGGCATGATTATTTCTGTCATAATGGCTGTCATGATGGGTGCAAT GTCCTTGGGTCAGGCAACACCATCAGTGACAGCTTTTGCAGAAGGTCAAGGAGCAGCATATAGAATGTTCAAGACAATTGAACGGAAACCAGATATCGATATATATGACACCACAGGTATTATATTGGAGGACATCAAGGGTGATGTTGAACTGAAGGATGTGTACTTCAGCTATCCTACCAGGTCTGAACATTTGGTATTTGATGGATTCTCATTGCAAGTACCAAGTGGAACAACTATGGCCCTAGTTGGAGAGAGCGGCAGTGGGAAGTCGACTGTGATCAGTTTGGTGGAGAGGTTCTATGATCCAAAGGCTGGAGAAGTTCTGATTGATGGTGTTGACATCAGAAGAATGAAGCTTGGATGGATAAGAGGAAAAATTAGTCTCGTTAGCCAAGAACCAGTGTTGTTCTCAACTACAATCAGGGAAAACATTGCTTATGGGATGGAAAATCTAACACCTGACGAGATCATGAGAGCAATCAAGCTTGCAAATGCTGCTAAATTTGTTGATAAGTTGCCAGAT GGTCTTGACACAATGGTTGGGGAACATGGAACTCAACTGTCTGGAGGGCAAAAACAAAGAATAGCAATTGCTAGAGCAATCGTAAAGAACCCTAGGATATTGTTGCTTGATGAAGCAACCAGCGCATTGGATATGGAATCTGAGAGGGTAGTTCAAGAGGCATTGAATAGGGTAATGTTAGAAAGGACTACAATTATTGTTGCTCATCGCCTAAGCACAGTGAAGAATGCTGATGTGATATCCGTCCTGCAACATGGGAAGATGGTGGAACAAG GTTCACATGTAGAACTGATGAAGATACCTGAAGGTGCTTACTCTCAGCTGATACATCTACAAGAGACTCGGCAAGAAGCAGAATCTTCAAGTGTTAACCCAGATTTGTTAGTAACAAATGGTTTTGGTTCCAGATATATTAATAACAAACCAAGAAGCCAAAGTATCTCCAGGAGATCAACTAGTAAAGGCTCCTCTTTTAGGAATAGTGGTAGTAACTCTTTCCGTGCTCCGCTTGGCCTACCTGATCCAATGGAATTCAGTGAAGCTCCTGATGTACAGGAGACCACAGACAAAATTACTAGTGCTCCAAGGAAAGCTCCAATTGGTAGACTCTTCTATCTGAACAAACCAGAAGCTTTTGTACTTGGACTTGGTTCTATAATTGCTGCGATGCATGGAGTCATTTTTCCAATATATGGGATATTGATTTCAACTGCGATAAAGGTGTTTTATGAGCCACCAGCAGAACTACTGAAGGAATCCAGGTTCTTGGCAAGTATGTTTGTTGTCCTAGGCGTTTGTGTGTTTGTTCTGATTCCAATAGAATACTTCCTGTTTGGATTAGCTGGTGGGAAGCTTGTGGAGCGCGTACGGTCACTGACATTCCAGAGTGTAATGCGCCAAGAGATCAACTGGTTTGATAAACCTGAACACTCGAG TGGATCAATTGGTGCAAGGCTATCAACTGATGCTCTGAATGTTAAGCAACTTGTTGGGGACAATTTAGCACTGAATGTCCAGACTCTGTCAACTGTCATATCCGGCTTCACAATAGCAATGGTGGCAAACTGGAAGTTGGCACTGATTATCACTGTGGTGGTTCCTTTTGTGGGTTTCCAAGCCTATGCTCAAATGAAGTTCCTTGGTGGTCTCAATAGAAATGCAAAG TTGAAGTATGAAGAAGCAAGTCAAGTAGCAACTGATGCAGTTGGCGGCATCAGAACTGTGGCATCGTTTTCTGCCGAGAAGAAGGTGATGGATGCCTATGAGAAGAAATGTGAATCTCCAACAAAGAAAGGAATAAGAGAAGGTGTTATTGGTGGCTTGGGGTTCGGATTCTCATTCCTCACCTTCTACTTTACATATGCTCTGTGCTTCTATGTTGGTGCCAAGTTTGTTCAGCAAGGAACGGCCACATTTCCTGAAGTGTTTAGG GTCTTCTTCGTATTAGTTTTAGGAGCAAGTGCAATCTCACGAGCAAGTGCTTTTGGTGTGGACAGCACCAAGGCTAATGATGCGGCAGCATCTGTCTTTGAAATTCTTGACCGTAAGTCCAAGATCGATTACAGCAGCGAAGAGGGTGTGATCATCACAAGTGTGAGGGGTGACATTGATTTCCAGAATGTGTTCTTCAAGTATCCGTTACGACCAAATGTTCAAATCTTCAAGGATCTATCAATGAGGATTCCTTCTGGAAAG TCTGTCGCACTAGTTGGGGAGAGTGGGAGTGGGAAGTCCACAGTGATCGCGCTACTCGAAAGGTTCTATGATCCGGACTCCGGTAAGATCCTCTTCGACGATGTGGAACTTCAAGCCTTCAAAGTTGGCTGGCTTCGGCAGCAAGTGGGGCTAGTTGCCCAAGAGCCAGTACTGTTCAACGACACCATCCGCGCCAACATAGCTTATGGGAAGCAAGGGGAAGCATCTGAAGATGAAATCGTTGCTGCTGCTGAAGCTGCCAACGCACATCAGTTCATCTCCGCGTTGCCTGACGGGTACAACACCATCGCTGGCGAAAGAGGGATCCAATTGTCAGGTGGGCAGAAGCAGCGTATTGCCATTGCGAGGGCCATCATAAAGGACCCCaaggtgctgctgctggatgAGGCAACAAGCGCGCTAGATTCGGAGTCGGAGCGAGTGGTGCAGGAGGCGCTGGACCAGGTGATGGTCGGTAGGACGACCGTGGTGGTAGCACACCGTTTAGCGACGATCAGAGGTGCAGATATCATTGCTGTACTGAAGAACGGGGCCGTAGCCGAGAAAGGCAGGCATGAAGAGTTGATGCGGATAAAGGACGGAACCTACGCTTCGCTTGTTGAGCTTAGCTCTAGTTCTGCATGA
- the LOC101754892 gene encoding ABC transporter B family member 4 isoform X2 yields the protein MGGRRDRAEGTDGRERDGAAGDGGGGGAAGAGRESSKPPPPAEGRVPLHRLFAFADRMDTLLMAVGALAAVANGMAQPLMTFIMGDVIDAFGSAESSHDVLHRVEKVIMNFVYLGIAAGLASTLQVSCWTISGERQAARIRALYLKAILRQDIAFFDMEMTTGQVVERMAGDTFLIQDAIGEKVVSFNGEKQSITTYNKFIRKAYESALQEGAVQGLGLGSIMTVLFCSYGLAVWYGSRLIVERGYNGGMIISVIMAVMMGAMSLGQATPSVTAFAEGQGAAYRMFKTIERKPDIDIYDTTGIILEDIKGDVELKDVYFSYPTRSEHLVFDGFSLQVPSGTTMALVGESGSGKSTVISLVERFYDPKAGEVLIDGVDIRRMKLGWIRGKISLVSQEPVLFSTTIRENIAYGMENLTPDEIMRAIKLANAAKFVDKLPDGLDTMVGEHGTQLSGGQKQRIAIARAIVKNPRILLLDEATSALDMESERVVQEALNRVMLERTTIIVAHRLSTVKNADVISVLQHGKMVEQGSHVELMKIPEGAYSQLIHLQETRQEAESSSVNPDLLVTNGFGSRYINNKPRSQSISRRSTSKGSSFRNSGSNSFRAPLGLPDPMEFSEAPDVQETTDKITSAPRKAPIGRLFYLNKPEAFVLGLGSIIAAMHGVIFPIYGILISTAIKVFYEPPAELLKESRFLASMFVVLGVCVFVLIPIEYFLFGLAGGKLVERVRSLTFQSVMRQEINWFDKPEHSSGSIGARLSTDALNVKQLVGDNLALNVQTLSTVISGFTIAMVANWKLALIITVVVPFVGFQAYAQMKFLGGLNRNAKLKYEEASQVATDAVGGIRTVASFSAEKKVMDAYEKKCESPTKKGIREGVIGGLGFGFSFLTFYFTYALCFYVGAKFVQQGTATFPEVFRVFFVLVLGASAISRASAFGVDSTKANDAAASVFEILDRKSKIDYSSEEGVIITSVRGDIDFQNVFFKYPLRPNVQIFKDLSMRIPSGKSVALVGESGSGKSTVIALLERFYDPDSGKILFDDVELQAFKVGWLRQQVGLVAQEPVLFNDTIRANIAYGKQGEASEDEIVAAAEAANAHQFISALPDGYNTIAGERGIQLSGGQKQRIAIARAIIKDPKVLLLDEATSALDSESERVVQEALDQVMVGRTTVVVAHRLATIRGADIIAVLKNGAVAEKGRHEELMRIKDGTYASLVELSSSSA from the exons atgggagggaggagggacAGGGCTGAAGGTACCGACGGCCGGGAGAGGGACGGCGCTgccggcgatggaggaggaggaggggccgcCGGAGCAGGCCGTGAGAGttcgaagccgccgccgccggccgagggGCGCGTGCCGCTGCACCGGCTCTTTGCGTTCGCGGACCGGATGGACACCCTGCTCATGGCCGTGGGCGCCCTCGCCGCGGTGGCCAACGGGATGGCGCAGCCGCTCATGACCTTCATCATGGGCGATGTCATCGACGCCTTCGGCTCCGCCGAGTCCTCCCACGACGTGCTCCACAGGGTCGAAAAG GTGATCATGAACTTTGTCTATCTTGGCATCGCAGCAGGGCTTGCTTCAACACTTC AGGTATCTTGTTGGACAATAAGTGGAGAAAGACAAGCAGCACGAATCAGAGCCTTGTACCTCAAGGCGATTCTGAGACAGGATATTGCATTCTTTGACATGGAGATGACCACCGGGCAAGTGGTTGAAAGGATGGCAGGAGATACATTCCTCATTCAAGATGCCATTGGAGAAAAG GTTGTTTCATTCAATGGCGAGAAGCAGTCTATAACAACATATAACAAGTTCATAAGAAAAGCATATGAATCTGCTCTACAAGAAGGTGCTGTACAAGGACTTGGATTGGGTTCAATAATGACAGTCTTATTTTGCAGTTATGGATTGGCAGTTTGGTATGGATCTAGATTGATAGTTGAGCGAGGATACAATGGTGGCATGATTATTTCTGTCATAATGGCTGTCATGATGGGTGCAAT GTCCTTGGGTCAGGCAACACCATCAGTGACAGCTTTTGCAGAAGGTCAAGGAGCAGCATATAGAATGTTCAAGACAATTGAACGGAAACCAGATATCGATATATATGACACCACAGGTATTATATTGGAGGACATCAAGGGTGATGTTGAACTGAAGGATGTGTACTTCAGCTATCCTACCAGGTCTGAACATTTGGTATTTGATGGATTCTCATTGCAAGTACCAAGTGGAACAACTATGGCCCTAGTTGGAGAGAGCGGCAGTGGGAAGTCGACTGTGATCAGTTTGGTGGAGAGGTTCTATGATCCAAAGGCTGGAGAAGTTCTGATTGATGGTGTTGACATCAGAAGAATGAAGCTTGGATGGATAAGAGGAAAAATTAGTCTCGTTAGCCAAGAACCAGTGTTGTTCTCAACTACAATCAGGGAAAACATTGCTTATGGGATGGAAAATCTAACACCTGACGAGATCATGAGAGCAATCAAGCTTGCAAATGCTGCTAAATTTGTTGATAAGTTGCCAGAT GGTCTTGACACAATGGTTGGGGAACATGGAACTCAACTGTCTGGAGGGCAAAAACAAAGAATAGCAATTGCTAGAGCAATCGTAAAGAACCCTAGGATATTGTTGCTTGATGAAGCAACCAGCGCATTGGATATGGAATCTGAGAGGGTAGTTCAAGAGGCATTGAATAGGGTAATGTTAGAAAGGACTACAATTATTGTTGCTCATCGCCTAAGCACAGTGAAGAATGCTGATGTGATATCCGTCCTGCAACATGGGAAGATGGTGGAACAAG GTTCACATGTAGAACTGATGAAGATACCTGAAGGTGCTTACTCTCAGCTGATACATCTACAAGAGACTCGGCAAGAAGCAGAATCTTCAAGTGTTAACCCAGATTTGTTAGTAACAAATGGTTTTGGTTCCAGATATATTAATAACAAACCAAGAAGCCAAAGTATCTCCAGGAGATCAACTAGTAAAGGCTCCTCTTTTAGGAATAGTGGTAGTAACTCTTTCCGTGCTCCGCTTGGCCTACCTGATCCAATGGAATTCAGTGAAGCTCCTGATGTACAGGAGACCACAGACAAAATTACTAGTGCTCCAAGGAAAGCTCCAATTGGTAGACTCTTCTATCTGAACAAACCAGAAGCTTTTGTACTTGGACTTGGTTCTATAATTGCTGCGATGCATGGAGTCATTTTTCCAATATATGGGATATTGATTTCAACTGCGATAAAGGTGTTTTATGAGCCACCAGCAGAACTACTGAAGGAATCCAGGTTCTTGGCAAGTATGTTTGTTGTCCTAGGCGTTTGTGTGTTTGTTCTGATTCCAATAGAATACTTCCTGTTTGGATTAGCTGGTGGGAAGCTTGTGGAGCGCGTACGGTCACTGACATTCCAGAGTGTAATGCGCCAAGAGATCAACTGGTTTGATAAACCTGAACACTCGAG TGGATCAATTGGTGCAAGGCTATCAACTGATGCTCTGAATGTTAAGCAACTTGTTGGGGACAATTTAGCACTGAATGTCCAGACTCTGTCAACTGTCATATCCGGCTTCACAATAGCAATGGTGGCAAACTGGAAGTTGGCACTGATTATCACTGTGGTGGTTCCTTTTGTGGGTTTCCAAGCCTATGCTCAAATGAAGTTCCTTGGTGGTCTCAATAGAAATGCAAAG TTGAAGTATGAAGAAGCAAGTCAAGTAGCAACTGATGCAGTTGGCGGCATCAGAACTGTGGCATCGTTTTCTGCCGAGAAGAAGGTGATGGATGCCTATGAGAAGAAATGTGAATCTCCAACAAAGAAAGGAATAAGAGAAGGTGTTATTGGTGGCTTGGGGTTCGGATTCTCATTCCTCACCTTCTACTTTACATATGCTCTGTGCTTCTATGTTGGTGCCAAGTTTGTTCAGCAAGGAACGGCCACATTTCCTGAAGTGTTTAGG GTCTTCTTCGTATTAGTTTTAGGAGCAAGTGCAATCTCACGAGCAAGTGCTTTTGGTGTGGACAGCACCAAGGCTAATGATGCGGCAGCATCTGTCTTTGAAATTCTTGACCGTAAGTCCAAGATCGATTACAGCAGCGAAGAGGGTGTGATCATCACAAGTGTGAGGGGTGACATTGATTTCCAGAATGTGTTCTTCAAGTATCCGTTACGACCAAATGTTCAAATCTTCAAGGATCTATCAATGAGGATTCCTTCTGGAAAG TCTGTCGCACTAGTTGGGGAGAGTGGGAGTGGGAAGTCCACAGTGATCGCGCTACTCGAAAGGTTCTATGATCCGGACTCCGGTAAGATCCTCTTCGACGATGTGGAACTTCAAGCCTTCAAAGTTGGCTGGCTTCGGCAGCAAGTGGGGCTAGTTGCCCAAGAGCCAGTACTGTTCAACGACACCATCCGCGCCAACATAGCTTATGGGAAGCAAGGGGAAGCATCTGAAGATGAAATCGTTGCTGCTGCTGAAGCTGCCAACGCACATCAGTTCATCTCCGCGTTGCCTGACGGGTACAACACCATCGCTGGCGAAAGAGGGATCCAATTGTCAGGTGGGCAGAAGCAGCGTATTGCCATTGCGAGGGCCATCATAAAGGACCCCaaggtgctgctgctggatgAGGCAACAAGCGCGCTAGATTCGGAGTCGGAGCGAGTGGTGCAGGAGGCGCTGGACCAGGTGATGGTCGGTAGGACGACCGTGGTGGTAGCACACCGTTTAGCGACGATCAGAGGTGCAGATATCATTGCTGTACTGAAGAACGGGGCCGTAGCCGAGAAAGGCAGGCATGAAGAGTTGATGCGGATAAAGGACGGAACCTACGCTTCGCTTGTTGAGCTTAGCTCTAGTTCTGCATGA
- the LOC101755703 gene encoding uncharacterized protein LOC101755703: MDFELRQAREKLEREQRDRMQRAKAKAEREQRAKAEAARRREALEASHRERRLDAARAQEEADQKMEEVMQLGKGVSFSHMFEALRYDGPGDKIKLPPSSFKELSDEGALDKGPMYFRLSKVRDTVPGAAMKQDTDEATCCGVLEFTAREGSAELPLHVWNNLFRSDTPDVPLIEVKYVSLPKGTYAKLKPEGAGFSDLPNHRAVLETALRNHATLSENDIVVVNYGQLQYKLKVLELKPASSVSVLETDIEVDIEGSDSVLDNEENQHVLVPLAIGKVESSVVEEGKFRYYKFTVEESVSEKVASGRANIEVKIDTDASGGDTDIYVSRHPLVFPTQHRHEWSSHEMGSKVLILKPRDSSLVSGVYSIGVYGFKGTSKYQLSVAIKDVNSQRVGEHASSSGSVDADSVLCRNCKRHIASRSAHLHEAYCMRHNVACPHDGCGVVLRKEEAADHVHCNKCGRAFQQREMEKHMKVFHEPLQCPCGVVLEKEDMVQHQSSICPLRLIVCRFCGDTVHAGGEPLDARDRLRNMCEHESICGSRTAPCDSCGRSVMLKEMDIHHIAVHQKS; encoded by the exons ATGGATTTCGAGCTGCGGCAGGCGCGGGAGAAGCTGGAGCGCGAGCAGCGTGACCGGATGCAGCGCGCCAAGGCCAAGGCCGAGCGCGAGCAGCGGGCCAAGGCcgaggccgcgcgccgccgggaaGCGCTCGAGGCCTCCCACCGCGAGCGACGGctcgacgccgcgcgcgcccagGAAGAG GCTGACCAGAAAATGGAAGAAGTGATGCAGCTGGGGAAGGGGGTTTCATTCTCGCACATGTTCGAGGCACTTCGATATGATGGCCCTGGGGACAAGATCAAGCTACCACCATCTTCGTTTAAGGAGCTGTCTGATGAAGGGGCTCTGGATAAAGGTCCCATGTACTTCAGGCTGTCCAAGGTTAGGGACACAGTCCCAGGTGCCGCTATGAAACAAGACACTGACGAGGCAACCTGTTGTGGTGTTCTCGAATTCACTGCAAGGGAAGGCTCTGCTGAACTCCCGCTGCATGTTTGGAACAACCTGTTCCGGAGTGACACCCCAGACGTCCCTTTGATTGAAGTCAAGTATGTCAGTTTGCCCAAAGGAACATATGCAAAGTTGAAGCCAGAAGGGGCTGGGTTTTCGGATCTCCCTAACCATAGAGCAGTCCTTGAAACGGCACTCCGCAACCACGCAACGCTATCTGAAAATGATATTGTTGTGGTGAACTATGGGCAACTGCAGTACAAGTTAAAGGTTCTTGAACTGAAGCCCGCATCAAGTGTGTCTGTCCTAGAGACAGACATTGAAGTTGACATTGAGGGATCAGATTCAGTTTTAGACAATGAAGAGAACCAACATGTGCTTGTTCCACTTGCAATTGGAAAGGTGGAATCCAGCGTTGTGGAAGAAGGAAAGTTCAGGTACTACAAATTTACAGTTGAAGAAAGTGTGAGTGAGAAAGTAGCTTCTGGGCGTGCTAATATTGAGGTTAAGATTGACACGGATGCAAGTGGTGGGGACACTGATATCTATGTTTCAAGGCATCCTTTGGTATTCCCAACTCAGCACCGACATGAGTGGTCTTCTCATGAAATGGGTTCAAAGGTTCTTATACTCAAACCACGGGATTCTAGTTTGGTCAGTGGTGTTTACAGTATTGGGGTTTATGGTTTCAAAGGGACTTCTAAGTACCAGCTCTCTGTAGCTATCAAGGATGTTAATAGCCAACGGGTTGGTGAGCATGCTAGTTCCTCGGGAAGTGTCGACGCTGATTCAGTGCTGTGTAGGAACTGTAAGCGCCATATAGCCAGCCGATCTGCTCATCTTCATGAGGCGTACTGCATGAGACACAATGTTGCCTGCCCGCATGATGGCTGTGGAGTTGTTCTCCGgaaagaagaagcagcagaTCATGTGCACTGCAACAAGTGCGGGCGAGCTTTCCAGCAGAGAGAAATGGAGAAACATATGAAAGTCTTCCATGAGCCACTGCAGTGCCCCTGTGGGGTGGTTCTGGAAAAGGAAGACATG GTCCAACACCAATCCTCAATCTGCCCCTTGCGCTTGATTGTGTGCCGGTTCTGTGGTGACACAGTCCATGCTGGCGGAGAACCACTTGATGCTCGTGATCGGCTCCGAAACATGTGTGAGCATGAGAGCATCTGCGGATCCAGGACCGCGCCATGTGACTCCTGTGGGCGATCGGTTATGCTGAAGGAGATGGACATTCACCATATCGCTGTTCATCAGAAGAGCTGA